The Sulfurimonas hydrogeniphila genome includes a window with the following:
- a CDS encoding OmpA family protein encodes MKKRFLLPLLLAGTLIQASDYKYEISPMIGYDIAEGNLGIKDDGYFTGGVEVQFNTLESKISPEFSVFHSRGVDYKSGGDTQITRGAFNGVYTFEKTHTVIPFAKMGVGIENISDTNRNNETGMFLDAGAGVKIPFTQNWALKLEAIYMAKIASNNAGNADSNLVGLVGLTYSFGAQKAQTTPEVVTIVEEKVILIEKPEVDSDGDGIYDALDKCPNTPPNSTVDINGCKISLDDDHDGVENSLDKCPNTPVGTPVNVDGCPQTINLDIHFESNSYAVKQTSLAKIDAFANFLKKYKNYSAEIVGYTDSRGSEAYNKKLSQKRADEVKKLLVQKGVPASRLTTVGMGELNPIASNKTAEGRAQNRRIEANLTLN; translated from the coding sequence ATGAAAAAAAGATTTTTGCTACCACTTTTATTGGCAGGGACACTGATTCAAGCGAGCGATTACAAATACGAAATCTCTCCAATGATAGGATACGATATCGCAGAAGGCAATCTTGGCATTAAAGATGACGGCTATTTTACAGGAGGCGTTGAAGTACAATTCAATACTTTAGAAAGTAAAATAAGCCCGGAATTTTCAGTATTTCATTCTCGCGGCGTAGATTATAAGTCAGGTGGAGATACACAAATTACCCGTGGTGCTTTTAATGGCGTGTATACTTTTGAAAAAACACATACCGTCATCCCTTTTGCAAAAATGGGTGTAGGCATTGAAAATATTTCTGATACAAACAGAAATAATGAAACCGGTATGTTTTTAGATGCAGGGGCAGGAGTGAAAATCCCTTTTACTCAAAACTGGGCGCTTAAATTAGAAGCTATTTATATGGCAAAAATTGCTTCAAACAATGCCGGAAATGCTGACAGCAACCTTGTAGGTCTTGTCGGTCTTACTTACTCTTTTGGTGCACAAAAAGCACAAACAACCCCTGAGGTTGTTACAATTGTCGAAGAAAAAGTTATCCTCATAGAAAAACCGGAAGTAGATAGTGACGGTGACGGCATTTATGATGCCCTCGACAAATGTCCAAATACTCCGCCAAACAGTACAGTTGATATAAACGGTTGCAAAATTTCTCTTGATGATGACCATGACGGAGTAGAAAATTCTTTAGACAAATGTCCCAACACTCCTGTAGGAACTCCGGTAAATGTAGATGGATGTCCTCAAACGATTAACTTAGACATTCATTTTGAAAGCAATTCGTATGCAGTCAAGCAAACATCTCTTGCAAAAATAGATGCATTTGCAAACTTTTTGAAAAAATACAAAAACTACAGTGCTGAGATAGTCGGCTATACTGATAGCAGAGGAAGCGAAGCTTATAACAAAAAACTTTCTCAAAAAAGAGCCGATGAAGTAAAAAAACTTCTTGTACAAAAAGGAGTACCTGCTTCAAGACTGACAACGGTAGGAATGGGTGAGCTTAACCCT
- the leuC gene encoding 3-isopropylmalate dehydratase large subunit produces MGQTITEKIFSQHIGREVKAGEIIRCDIDMVIGNDITTPISIKAFEESGAQKLANPDGFSIVLDHFIPAKDIASANQARISRDFAKKHQLKNYFDEKDMGIEHALLPEKGLIVPGDVIIGADSHTCTHGALGAFSTGMGSTDLAFAMITGGNWFKVPESIKVVLSGKPGKYTTGKDIILEIIRLIGVDGALYKTLEFTGSTIKHLTIDDRFSMCNMAIEAGAKNGIVAYDEITAEFLADKNLAREPRIHYSDEDAQYVQVLEIDVANLDPVIAYPFLPSNGHSVKKAVEDKIKVDQAFIGSCTNGRLADLKVAAEILKGQKVHPDVRLIVTPGTQKILREANHLGYIDIIVDAGGVVSNPTCGACLGGYMGILGDNEVAISTTNRNFVGRMGSRSSKVYLANSAVAAASAITGYITDPR; encoded by the coding sequence ATGGGGCAAACTATAACTGAAAAAATATTCTCACAGCATATCGGTCGTGAAGTCAAAGCGGGTGAAATTATCCGTTGCGATATTGATATGGTTATCGGAAACGATATTACTACACCTATTTCTATCAAAGCTTTTGAAGAGAGTGGTGCACAAAAACTGGCAAACCCGGACGGTTTCTCTATCGTTCTTGATCACTTTATCCCGGCAAAAGACATTGCATCAGCGAATCAGGCAAGAATTTCCCGCGATTTTGCAAAAAAACACCAACTCAAAAACTATTTTGATGAAAAGGATATGGGCATCGAGCATGCTTTATTACCGGAAAAAGGGCTGATTGTTCCGGGTGATGTCATCATCGGTGCCGATTCACATACATGTACGCACGGAGCACTCGGTGCATTTTCAACAGGAATGGGTTCAACGGATCTTGCATTTGCTATGATTACCGGCGGAAACTGGTTCAAAGTACCCGAATCTATCAAAGTTGTACTCTCAGGCAAACCCGGAAAATATACAACAGGAAAAGATATTATCCTGGAGATTATCCGTCTTATCGGTGTCGACGGTGCACTCTACAAAACCTTGGAATTTACAGGAAGTACGATTAAACACCTTACGATAGATGACAGATTTTCTATGTGCAATATGGCGATTGAAGCCGGTGCAAAAAACGGTATCGTAGCCTATGATGAGATTACAGCAGAGTTTTTGGCAGATAAAAATTTAGCCCGTGAGCCTCGTATTCACTACTCTGACGAAGATGCCCAGTATGTTCAGGTTTTAGAGATTGATGTTGCAAACCTTGACCCCGTTATTGCCTATCCTTTCTTGCCGTCAAACGGTCACTCTGTCAAAAAAGCGGTCGAAGATAAAATCAAAGTGGACCAGGCTTTTATCGGAAGCTGTACCAACGGCCGGCTTGCTGACCTCAAAGTAGCCGCCGAGATACTCAAAGGACAAAAAGTCCATCCTGATGTCCGTCTCATTGTCACACCGGGAACACAAAAAATCCTGCGTGAAGCAAACCATTTGGGCTATATCGACATCATTGTCGATGCCGGCGGTGTTGTGAGCAATCCTACTTGCGGTGCCTGCCTCGGCGGATACATGGGTATTTTAGGGGACAATGAAGTAGCAATCAGTACGACCAACAGAAACTTTGTCGGTCGTATGGGCAGCCGCTCTTCAAAAGTCTACCTGGCCAACTCAGCCGTTGCCGCCGCATCAGCAATTACAGGGTATATTACAGACCCGAGATAA